A single genomic interval of Streptomyces sp. BA2 harbors:
- a CDS encoding cytochrome P450 yields MATRRVPELDPAVVEQWQAGGGELIDLLAQAREQLGGVAAFRLGPRPTVLITDPVAVQHVLALHPGRYVKRSHRARLLIGDGVLAATGEAWQRQRRLLQSQFTGRGMRRYEQRIAEAARTSAARWDAYARTGQVFDVGDEMRRFALDTIWRSLTGHPLDPATERELAAVPAVVAALPSLPADSAAAQGEVAAELARIDAVASHAIAAARDNAAGPDGPGLLHVLLEAAQTRPEYTDGLIRDELVTLLVAGHETTATTLTWLYLLLDRNPEAREQALAAGADGSPERRQAIQALVHEALRFYPSAWILPRSAAQDDTLAGYEVEEGTDVLVCPYLTHRDPELWDAPARFDPARFTAPGRRPTHPGSYFPFGIGPRACLGLQFALRESTVLLEHLLPTHTPSFRSTPEGAVYSITVRPDGPTPAVLAG; encoded by the coding sequence TTGGCCACCCGCCGCGTCCCCGAGCTCGATCCCGCCGTCGTCGAACAGTGGCAGGCCGGGGGAGGGGAGCTCATCGATCTCCTCGCCCAGGCGCGCGAACAGCTCGGCGGCGTCGCCGCCTTCCGGCTCGGTCCGCGCCCGACCGTCCTGATCACCGACCCCGTAGCCGTGCAGCACGTGCTCGCGCTCCATCCCGGCAGGTACGTGAAGCGCTCGCACCGCGCCCGGCTGCTGATCGGTGACGGAGTCCTGGCCGCCACGGGCGAGGCATGGCAGCGTCAACGGCGGCTGTTGCAGTCCCAGTTCACCGGCCGGGGCATGCGCCGCTACGAGCAGCGGATCGCCGAAGCCGCCCGGACCTCGGCGGCACGCTGGGACGCGTACGCACGCACCGGGCAGGTCTTCGACGTCGGCGACGAGATGCGCCGCTTCGCCCTGGACACCATCTGGCGCTCCCTGACCGGACACCCCCTCGACCCGGCGACGGAGCGTGAACTGGCCGCCGTGCCCGCCGTGGTGGCCGCCCTGCCAAGCCTGCCCGCCGACAGCGCAGCGGCCCAAGGTGAGGTCGCCGCCGAGCTGGCCCGCATCGACGCGGTGGCGAGCCACGCCATCGCCGCGGCGCGCGACAACGCCGCCGGACCCGACGGTCCTGGCCTGCTGCACGTCCTGCTCGAAGCGGCCCAAACGCGCCCCGAGTACACCGACGGGCTGATCCGCGACGAGCTCGTCACCCTGCTTGTCGCCGGGCACGAGACCACCGCCACCACCCTGACCTGGCTCTACCTCCTGTTGGACCGCAATCCGGAGGCGCGTGAGCAGGCTCTCGCCGCGGGTGCCGACGGCTCGCCCGAGCGGCGGCAGGCCATCCAGGCGCTCGTCCACGAAGCGCTGCGGTTCTACCCGTCCGCCTGGATACTGCCGCGCAGCGCGGCACAGGACGACACCCTGGCCGGGTACGAGGTCGAAGAGGGCACCGACGTACTGGTCTGCCCCTACCTCACCCACCGGGACCCCGAACTCTGGGACGCCCCGGCCCGATTCGACCCGGCACGCTTCACGGCCCCGGGCCGACGCCCCACCCACCCGGGAAGCTACTTCCCGTTCGGCATCGGCCCCCGGGCCTGCCTGGGCCTGCAGTTCGCGCTGCGGGAGTCGACAGTCCTCCTGGAACACCTGCTGCCCACGCACACCCCGAGCTTCCGCTCCACCCCGGAAGGGGCCGTCTACAGCATCACGGTCCGCCCCGACGGCCCGACACCCGCCGTGCTGGCCGGTTAG
- a CDS encoding geranyl diphosphate 2-C-methyltransferase, whose protein sequence is MTSTEITTVSGASAFVPSPATPYQGDIARYWNNEARPVNLRLGDVDGLYHHHYGIGDVDHAALGDADDSEHEKKLITELHRLESAQAEVLLDSLGAPGRDDTLVDAGCGRGGSMVMAHQRFGCKVEGVTLSAKQADFANQRAQELRIQDHVRARVCNMLDMPFETGQAAGSWNNESSMYVDLHDLFAEHARILQVGGRYVTITGCWNPRYGQPSKWVSQINAHFECNIHSRREYLRAMADNRLVPQAVIDLTPETLPYWELRATSSLVTGIEEAFINSYKDGSFQYVLIAADRV, encoded by the coding sequence GTGACCAGCACTGAAATCACCACCGTCAGCGGTGCCTCCGCGTTCGTCCCCTCCCCGGCGACGCCCTACCAAGGCGACATCGCGCGCTACTGGAACAACGAGGCGCGGCCCGTGAATCTGCGCCTCGGCGATGTCGACGGGCTCTACCACCACCACTACGGCATCGGCGACGTCGACCACGCCGCCCTGGGGGATGCCGACGACAGCGAGCACGAGAAGAAGCTGATCACCGAGCTCCACCGCCTGGAGTCCGCGCAGGCCGAAGTCCTCCTGGACAGCCTCGGCGCTCCCGGGCGTGACGACACGCTCGTGGACGCAGGGTGCGGCCGTGGCGGTTCGATGGTGATGGCCCACCAGCGCTTCGGATGCAAGGTCGAGGGCGTCACCCTGTCTGCCAAGCAGGCCGACTTCGCCAATCAGCGCGCCCAGGAACTCCGCATCCAGGACCATGTGCGCGCCCGCGTCTGCAACATGCTCGACATGCCCTTCGAGACCGGTCAGGCCGCAGGCTCGTGGAACAACGAGTCGAGCATGTACGTCGACCTGCACGACCTCTTCGCCGAGCACGCGCGGATCCTCCAGGTCGGCGGCCGCTATGTGACCATCACCGGCTGCTGGAACCCGCGGTACGGCCAGCCCTCGAAGTGGGTATCGCAGATCAACGCGCACTTCGAGTGCAACATCCACTCCCGCCGGGAGTACCTGCGGGCCATGGCCGACAACCGTCTCGTACCGCAGGCCGTCATCGACCTGACACCCGAGACCTTGCCCTACTGGGAGTTGCGGGCCACGTCCTCGCTCGTCACCGGCATCGAGGAGGCGTTCATCAACTCGTACAAGGACGGCTCCTTCCAGTACGTCCTGATCGCCGCCGACCGCGTCTGA
- a CDS encoding family 2 encapsulin nanocompartment cargo protein terpene cyclase yields the protein MPGDPSDGHDSPEPPRAGRPCPDPGEPTHLTKEPRMPEPGSSPLPSSPALERILRGPSGLGTAALHLGRRAEPPEPPEPPEPPKRPEAEAPAEALHIPGLYYHPVPDPDPARVEEVSRRIKDWAVDEVELYPEEWEGQFDGFSVGRYMVACHPDAPTIDHLMVATRLMVAENAVDDCYCEDHGGSPVGLGGRLLLAHTALDPLHATKEYQPQWAQSLHADAPRRAYRSAMEYFVQQATPSQADRFRHDMARLHLGYLAEGAWAQTDHTPEVWEYLAMRQFNNFRPCPAITDSVGGYELPADLHARPDMQRVLALAGNASTIVNDLYSYTKELASPGRHLNLPVVIADREGVSDREGYLKAVEVHNDLMHDFEAEAAALAATCPHPNVLRFLRGVAVWVDGNHYWHQTNTYRYSLPDFW from the coding sequence CTGCCCGGAGATCCGTCGGACGGCCACGACAGCCCGGAACCTCCCCGGGCCGGGCGCCCATGCCCCGATCCGGGAGAGCCCACCCATCTCACCAAGGAGCCACGGATGCCCGAACCCGGGTCTTCCCCTCTGCCGTCGAGCCCGGCCCTGGAACGCATCCTGCGAGGCCCGAGCGGTCTGGGCACGGCGGCCCTGCACCTGGGCCGACGCGCGGAGCCGCCGGAGCCGCCCGAGCCTCCGGAGCCCCCGAAGCGCCCGGAGGCCGAGGCGCCTGCGGAGGCCCTGCACATCCCCGGCCTCTACTACCACCCCGTACCGGACCCCGACCCCGCGCGGGTGGAGGAGGTCAGCCGCAGGATCAAGGACTGGGCGGTGGACGAGGTCGAGCTGTACCCCGAGGAGTGGGAGGGCCAGTTCGACGGCTTCTCCGTCGGTCGCTACATGGTCGCCTGCCATCCCGACGCCCCCACCATCGACCACCTGATGGTCGCCACCCGGCTCATGGTCGCCGAGAACGCGGTCGACGACTGCTACTGCGAGGACCACGGCGGCTCGCCCGTCGGCCTCGGCGGGCGCCTTCTTCTGGCGCACACCGCACTCGACCCCCTGCACGCCACGAAGGAGTACCAGCCGCAGTGGGCGCAGTCGCTCCACGCGGACGCCCCGCGGCGCGCCTACCGCTCCGCGATGGAGTACTTCGTCCAACAAGCCACCCCTTCCCAGGCCGACCGCTTCCGGCACGACATGGCGCGACTGCACCTGGGGTATCTCGCGGAGGGCGCCTGGGCCCAGACGGACCACACCCCCGAGGTGTGGGAGTACCTGGCGATGCGGCAGTTCAACAACTTCCGCCCGTGCCCCGCCATCACCGACAGCGTCGGCGGCTACGAACTGCCTGCGGACCTGCACGCCCGCCCCGACATGCAGCGGGTCCTCGCGCTCGCCGGGAACGCCAGCACCATCGTCAACGACCTGTACTCGTACACCAAGGAACTCGCAAGCCCGGGAAGGCACTTGAACCTGCCCGTGGTGATCGCCGACCGAGAGGGCGTCTCCGACCGGGAGGGCTATCTCAAGGCGGTCGAGGTCCACAACGACCTCATGCACGACTTCGAGGCCGAAGCCGCCGCCTTGGCGGCCACGTGCCCCCACCCGAACGTGCTGCGCTTCCTGCGGGGCGTGGCCGTGTGGGTCGACGGCAACCACTACTGGCACCAGACCAACACCTACCGCTACAGCCTGCCCGATTTCTGGTAA
- a CDS encoding TetR/AcrR family transcriptional regulator — MATPSLRERRRAAATQEILDAAELHIAEHGPAALSLRAVARTLGMTVQALYHYFPSRDALVTALVTKAYDALADAVQAAIDAGADGAEDESLPGLVIAAEGYRGWAIAHPEHFQLLYGTPLRDYEAPVEGPTTLATRRMSAIFERELFAGYSAEQLAAADAPALSPALRGHLEQLPHFGGGHLPPAVTALYLSAWGHLHGLVVLEVFGHTSFLGEHQAEIFRVAMRNLLEDIRRRIPGTRA; from the coding sequence ATGGCCACGCCCTCCCTGCGCGAGCGGCGCCGTGCCGCCGCCACACAGGAGATCCTGGACGCCGCCGAGCTCCACATCGCCGAACACGGGCCGGCGGCCCTGTCCCTGCGAGCGGTCGCCCGTACCCTCGGAATGACCGTGCAGGCGCTCTACCACTACTTTCCGAGCCGGGACGCACTCGTCACCGCGCTCGTCACCAAGGCGTACGACGCCCTGGCCGACGCCGTCCAGGCCGCCATCGACGCCGGGGCTGACGGTGCTGAGGATGAGTCCCTGCCGGGCCTGGTGATCGCGGCCGAGGGGTACCGTGGCTGGGCCATCGCCCACCCCGAGCACTTCCAACTCCTCTACGGAACGCCGCTGCGGGACTACGAGGCGCCCGTAGAGGGGCCGACCACCCTGGCGACGCGCAGGATGAGCGCCATCTTCGAGCGCGAGCTGTTCGCCGGGTACAGCGCTGAGCAGCTTGCCGCGGCCGATGCCCCCGCGCTCTCGCCCGCGCTGAGGGGACACCTGGAACAGCTGCCGCACTTCGGCGGGGGGCACCTGCCGCCCGCCGTCACCGCCCTCTACCTGAGCGCGTGGGGGCACCTGCATGGGCTCGTGGTTCTGGAGGTGTTCGGGCACACCTCCTTCCTCGGCGAACACCAGGCCGAGATCTTCCGCGTGGCGATGCGGAACCTGCTGGAGGACATTCGTCGCCGAATCCCCGGCACGAGGGCCTGA
- a CDS encoding MMPL family transporter, translating into MFERIAELAIRRSRLILIIAALAVALMGVLGAGAFGKLQDGGFNDPASESSRAREVIDEKFGGETNLVLLVRAPEGRVDAPAAKKTGQALVSDLKDEGDLENVVSYWDTNSPDLRSKDGREAIVLARVKGAETERQDNAGGVIDEYAGTYKGALTVKAGGTTGVSHEMGPQIGKDLVLAESIAVPLILLLLLVVFGTVVSALLPLAIALIAIVGVFAQLFLLGGVTDVSIFAINLTTALGLGLGVDYGLLMISRFREQLASGASVEDAVRTTMNTAGRTVAFSAATVAAALAALMVFPQYFLRSFGYSGVGVVVIAALATLFVMPALLTVLGHRVNSGRMPWAKPGRPRTGTPAWGRLARTVMRRPALTALPVLAILLLAASPLLGITFGTPDERVLPEGAESRQVSTALRENFNGNDDAALHVVIEKAVEKGPLATYAAELSKLEGVARVEASTGVYADGRSKATGPGNAALGSPAAQQLNVVSTLTPKSDEARSLVEEVRTAAPPSGTEPLVGGADAEMLDSNDSIGSKLPLAIGLIAVTTFLLLFLFTGSIVHPLRALVLNMISLGATLGVMTWIFQDGNLSSLLGFTAQPMETSMTVLMFCVAFGLSMDYEVFVTSRIKELHELGEDNESAVANGLGHTGRIVSAAAFLLAVSFFAFGVAKISFLQLFGLGSGLAILIDALAIRGVLLPAAMRLLGRSAWYAPGFLRRFHERFGLSERGPAPAAAAATEPEAESPYVKN; encoded by the coding sequence GTGTTTGAACGCATAGCCGAACTGGCGATACGTCGGTCCCGGCTGATCCTCATCATCGCCGCCCTCGCTGTGGCCCTCATGGGTGTCCTGGGCGCCGGCGCCTTCGGCAAGTTGCAGGACGGCGGTTTCAACGACCCGGCCTCCGAGTCATCCCGCGCCAGGGAGGTCATCGACGAGAAGTTCGGCGGAGAGACGAACCTGGTGCTCCTCGTCCGTGCCCCCGAGGGCCGCGTCGACGCCCCGGCCGCCAAGAAGACCGGCCAGGCCCTGGTGTCCGACCTCAAGGACGAGGGGGACCTGGAGAACGTGGTCTCGTACTGGGACACGAACAGCCCCGACCTCCGCTCCAAGGACGGCCGCGAGGCCATCGTGCTCGCCCGTGTGAAGGGTGCTGAAACGGAGCGGCAGGACAACGCCGGCGGCGTCATCGACGAGTACGCCGGAACGTACAAGGGCGCGCTCACGGTCAAGGCCGGAGGCACCACCGGCGTGAGCCATGAGATGGGGCCACAGATCGGGAAGGACCTCGTCCTGGCGGAGTCCATCGCCGTGCCGCTGATTCTCCTGCTGCTCCTGGTCGTCTTCGGCACCGTGGTCTCCGCGCTCCTTCCGCTGGCCATCGCGCTCATCGCCATCGTGGGTGTGTTCGCACAGCTCTTCCTGCTCGGCGGCGTCACCGACGTCTCCATCTTCGCGATCAACCTCACCACGGCCCTCGGGCTCGGACTCGGCGTCGACTACGGCCTGTTGATGATCAGCCGGTTCCGGGAGCAGCTCGCGTCGGGGGCGAGTGTGGAGGACGCCGTCCGGACGACGATGAACACCGCGGGCCGCACGGTCGCGTTCTCCGCGGCGACCGTGGCGGCCGCGCTCGCGGCGCTCATGGTGTTCCCGCAGTACTTCCTGCGCTCGTTCGGGTACTCCGGAGTCGGTGTCGTCGTCATCGCGGCCCTCGCCACCCTGTTCGTGATGCCCGCCCTCCTGACCGTGCTCGGGCACCGGGTCAACAGCGGGCGGATGCCGTGGGCGAAGCCCGGACGCCCCCGAACAGGGACACCCGCTTGGGGCCGCCTCGCCCGCACCGTCATGCGGCGGCCCGCGCTCACCGCGCTGCCCGTGCTCGCGATCCTGCTCCTTGCGGCGAGCCCGCTGCTCGGCATCACCTTCGGCACGCCGGACGAGCGCGTGCTGCCCGAGGGGGCCGAGAGCCGCCAGGTCTCGACGGCACTGCGGGAGAACTTCAACGGCAATGACGACGCGGCCCTGCACGTCGTCATCGAAAAGGCCGTGGAGAAGGGCCCGTTGGCGACGTACGCGGCCGAACTGTCCAAGCTCGAAGGCGTTGCCCGCGTCGAGGCGAGCACAGGCGTCTACGCCGACGGGCGGTCCAAGGCAACCGGCCCCGGCAACGCGGCGCTCGGCAGCCCCGCCGCGCAGCAGCTCAACGTGGTGAGCACCCTGACACCGAAGTCGGACGAGGCCCGGAGTCTGGTCGAGGAGGTCAGGACGGCCGCACCGCCCTCCGGGACAGAACCGCTGGTGGGTGGCGCCGACGCCGAAATGCTCGACTCGAACGACTCCATCGGCAGCAAACTCCCGCTCGCCATAGGTCTGATCGCCGTCACCACCTTCCTGCTGCTCTTCCTGTTCACCGGCAGCATCGTGCATCCGCTGCGTGCGCTGGTCCTCAACATGATCAGTCTGGGCGCGACCCTCGGGGTCATGACCTGGATCTTCCAGGACGGCAATCTCTCCTCGCTGCTCGGCTTCACCGCGCAGCCGATGGAGACGTCGATGACCGTGCTGATGTTCTGCGTCGCCTTCGGCCTCTCGATGGACTACGAGGTGTTCGTCACCAGCAGGATCAAGGAACTCCACGAGCTGGGCGAGGACAACGAGTCAGCCGTGGCCAACGGCCTCGGGCACACCGGACGCATCGTCAGCGCGGCGGCCTTCCTGCTCGCGGTGAGCTTCTTCGCGTTCGGCGTCGCCAAGATCAGCTTCCTGCAGCTGTTCGGCCTGGGCAGTGGCCTCGCCATCCTCATCGACGCCCTCGCCATACGCGGCGTACTCCTGCCGGCGGCGATGCGTCTGCTCGGCCGCTCGGCCTGGTACGCGCCCGGCTTCCTGCGCAGGTTCCACGAACGGTTCGGCCTCAGCGAAAGGGGCCCCGCGCCCGCCGCTGCCGCCGCGACGGAGCCTGAGGCCGAGTCGCCCTACGTGAAGAACTAG
- a CDS encoding family 2B encapsulin nanocompartment shell protein, producing the protein MTVETSPEAQLEPPRQSSLGTAAARNLATTTKSAPQMQEITSRWLLRMLPWVETKGGTYRVNRRLTYTVGDGRIEFVQDGSDVRVIPRELGELALLRGFDDVEVLTEIAGRCAQRDFRAGEVLVERGTPAGELHLIAHGRINQKSVGKYGDEVAVGVLADGERFGENALLDADARWESTATAETAGTLLTLSRADFTSVLSSAPHLRAHIDEFSRLPRQRQNKYGEAEIAMSAGHAGEVALPGAFVDYELKPRQYELSAAQTILRVHTRVTDLYNGPMNQMEEQLRLTIEALRERQEHEMINNREFGLLHNADFKQRIQPHSGPPTPDDLDELLCRRRGTKLFLAHPRTIAAIGRELNSRGIYPDHVDLGGQQAPAWRGVPILPCNKIPITPEQTSSILAMRIGEDNQGVVGLHQTGLPDEYEPGLSVRFMGISEQAITSYLVSTYYSAAILVPNALGVLENVQIARRPA; encoded by the coding sequence ATGACCGTTGAGACAAGCCCGGAAGCGCAGCTGGAGCCACCCCGGCAGTCCAGCCTGGGCACCGCAGCTGCCCGCAACCTCGCCACCACGACCAAGTCCGCCCCGCAGATGCAGGAGATCACCTCTCGCTGGCTGCTGCGGATGCTCCCCTGGGTGGAGACCAAGGGCGGCACCTATCGCGTGAACCGCCGCCTGACCTACACCGTCGGAGACGGACGTATCGAGTTCGTCCAGGACGGCTCTGACGTCCGGGTGATCCCCCGGGAACTCGGCGAACTGGCCCTGCTGCGCGGCTTCGACGACGTGGAGGTGCTGACCGAGATCGCCGGCCGGTGCGCCCAGCGTGACTTCCGCGCCGGAGAGGTGCTGGTCGAGCGCGGAACCCCCGCCGGGGAGCTCCACCTGATCGCCCACGGCAGGATCAACCAGAAGTCTGTCGGCAAGTACGGGGACGAGGTCGCCGTCGGCGTACTCGCCGACGGCGAACGGTTCGGGGAGAACGCCCTTCTCGACGCCGACGCCCGCTGGGAAAGCACCGCCACCGCCGAGACCGCCGGCACTCTGCTCACCCTGTCCCGCGCCGACTTCACCTCCGTGCTCTCATCGGCGCCCCACCTCCGGGCCCACATCGACGAGTTCAGCAGGCTCCCTCGGCAACGCCAGAACAAGTACGGCGAGGCCGAGATCGCGATGTCGGCCGGCCACGCCGGCGAGGTCGCGCTGCCCGGCGCCTTCGTCGACTACGAACTCAAGCCCCGCCAGTACGAACTCTCCGCCGCCCAGACCATTCTGCGGGTCCACACAAGGGTCACCGACCTCTACAACGGGCCGATGAATCAGATGGAGGAGCAACTCAGGCTCACCATCGAGGCGCTGCGCGAGCGCCAGGAACACGAAATGATCAACAACCGCGAGTTCGGCCTGCTCCACAACGCCGACTTCAAGCAGCGGATCCAGCCCCACTCGGGACCGCCGACCCCGGACGACCTCGACGAGCTGCTCTGCCGCCGCCGTGGCACCAAGCTCTTCCTCGCCCACCCCAGGACGATCGCGGCGATCGGGCGCGAACTCAACTCCCGCGGGATCTACCCCGATCACGTCGACCTCGGCGGGCAGCAGGCACCGGCCTGGCGCGGAGTGCCGATCCTGCCGTGCAACAAAATCCCCATCACCCCGGAACAGACCAGCTCGATCCTCGCCATGCGCATCGGCGAGGACAACCAAGGCGTCGTCGGTCTGCATCAGACCGGACTGCCGGACGAGTACGAGCCGGGTTTGTCGGTGCGCTTCATGGGCATCAGCGAGCAGGCGATCACCTCGTACCTGGTCAGCACGTACTACTCCGCCGCCATCCTGGTGCCCAACGCCCTCGGCGTGCTGGAGAACGTGCAGATCGCCCGCAGGCCCGCCTGA